A single region of the Rhizobium grahamii genome encodes:
- a CDS encoding PAS domain-containing sensor histidine kinase, with protein sequence MEAGLVRVLDTLPGMVFTALPSGVIDFVNKGLAEFTGIPLSGADGWSWPIDPELACASTFPENFRSMLALAEPFQMDVPIKLPDGASRSLLIRCNPMEDAGDARRWYGIATERTADCIRHHDDNDFQRIVDSIPVPVAVTTPTGDVEALNNPALEYFGMTLEQLKKWKATEVVHPEDLRDTIEDQLEAHRTGTFYNVESRHLRWDGIYRWHNVLGLPLRDTHGTILRWFHLLVDIDDRKHAELELAAREREARVVLESIPAGIGVIGVTGEVEAINGPLLRYYGRSLEELRQWGSTNVVHPDDMPRMLDAVDRAVTLGEPYDLEVRLRRADGVHRWFQVTGSPLRDDDGRIVRWYALHVDIDDRKRAEQALADRERESRFIVDGIAGMIAIFSPEAKLIGGNQQIIDYFQRPIAELDNWATNGITHPDDLQVCIDSFMEAIVTGEPYDYETRFQRHDGVWRWFQLRGLPLRDAEGQIVRWYGLLTDIDDRKRTEEQLRRSEAFLADAQRLSKTGSFSLRLDTGEIVWSAETYRIFDVEPTSLVTLQTVLSRLDPDSVLTVRKVIERARDGNTDFDYDIKLIMSDQSVKYVRVLAHSEKNKDGEQELTGAVQDFTESRMAEEALNEVRTELSYVTRVTSLGVLTASIAHEVNQPLAGIVTNASTCLRVLASEPPNLEIAKDTARRMIRDANRAADVIVRLRALFSRKPPAIEPIDMNEVASEVIALAFSDIQRARVSVVSDFGVGLPRVAGARVQLQQVIMNLLRNAIEATSAVKDRAGRIVLKTEASGAEVQLIVQDTGIGFGVDGTERIFDAFYTTKPDGMGIGLSVSRSIIENHNGRLWAESNALYGATVGFSVPAHQPHGRTDRDAESLVPATELAGRAE encoded by the coding sequence ATGGAAGCGGGGCTCGTTCGAGTTCTCGACACTTTGCCGGGTATGGTTTTCACCGCCCTGCCCAGCGGCGTTATCGATTTTGTGAACAAGGGCTTGGCAGAATTCACCGGTATCCCGCTTTCTGGCGCTGACGGCTGGAGTTGGCCGATAGATCCTGAACTTGCCTGTGCCTCGACGTTTCCAGAGAATTTTCGCTCGATGCTGGCGCTTGCCGAACCGTTCCAGATGGACGTGCCTATCAAGCTTCCTGATGGTGCCAGTCGCTCACTCCTTATTCGGTGCAATCCCATGGAAGACGCCGGTGATGCTCGTCGATGGTACGGGATTGCCACCGAACGTACCGCAGATTGCATCAGGCATCATGACGACAACGATTTTCAGCGCATCGTCGATAGTATCCCCGTCCCGGTCGCCGTCACCACGCCTACCGGAGATGTCGAGGCGCTCAACAATCCGGCGCTTGAATATTTCGGCATGACCCTCGAACAGTTGAAGAAATGGAAGGCGACTGAAGTCGTCCATCCCGAGGATCTTCGAGATACGATCGAAGATCAGCTCGAAGCACACCGCACGGGCACCTTCTACAATGTCGAAAGCCGGCATTTGCGCTGGGATGGGATCTACCGCTGGCACAACGTGCTTGGATTGCCATTGAGAGATACCCACGGAACGATACTGCGGTGGTTCCACTTGCTTGTTGACATCGACGATCGCAAGCACGCCGAACTGGAGCTGGCCGCGCGCGAACGTGAAGCACGTGTGGTCCTTGAAAGCATTCCGGCCGGGATTGGCGTCATTGGCGTCACTGGCGAAGTAGAGGCGATCAACGGTCCACTGTTGCGCTACTATGGCCGATCGCTCGAGGAGCTCCGCCAATGGGGTAGCACCAATGTCGTTCACCCCGATGATATGCCGAGAATGCTCGACGCGGTCGATCGGGCTGTTACTCTTGGCGAACCCTATGACCTCGAAGTTCGGCTTCGGAGAGCTGATGGAGTTCATCGCTGGTTCCAGGTGACTGGCTCACCATTGAGGGACGACGATGGCCGAATTGTACGCTGGTACGCCCTGCACGTTGACATCGACGACCGTAAGCGGGCCGAGCAAGCGCTCGCGGATCGAGAACGCGAATCCCGCTTTATCGTAGACGGCATCGCAGGAATGATTGCGATCTTCTCCCCGGAGGCAAAGCTGATCGGCGGCAATCAACAGATCATCGACTATTTCCAACGCCCCATCGCTGAACTCGACAATTGGGCGACCAACGGGATTACACACCCAGACGACCTGCAGGTATGTATCGACAGCTTCATGGAGGCTATAGTCACCGGTGAGCCCTATGATTACGAGACCCGTTTTCAGCGCCATGACGGAGTTTGGCGGTGGTTCCAGCTGAGAGGTTTGCCGCTTCGTGATGCCGAGGGACAGATTGTCCGCTGGTATGGCCTGTTGACTGACATAGACGATCGGAAGCGCACTGAAGAACAGCTTCGAAGGAGCGAAGCCTTTTTGGCCGACGCACAGCGTCTGAGCAAGACCGGTAGCTTCTCATTGCGATTGGACACGGGTGAAATAGTCTGGTCCGCGGAAACGTATCGGATATTCGACGTAGAGCCGACCAGCCTTGTAACCCTGCAAACCGTGCTATCCCGGCTCGACCCCGACAGCGTCCTCACCGTGCGCAAGGTGATCGAAAGAGCGCGCGATGGGAACACCGATTTCGACTACGACATCAAGCTCATCATGTCGGATCAGTCGGTCAAGTATGTGCGTGTTCTGGCGCACAGCGAAAAGAACAAGGATGGCGAGCAGGAGCTCACCGGGGCTGTGCAAGACTTCACGGAAAGCCGCATGGCCGAAGAAGCTCTCAATGAAGTTCGCACGGAGCTGTCGTATGTGACCCGCGTCACGAGTCTTGGTGTTCTGACCGCATCCATTGCGCATGAGGTGAACCAGCCTTTGGCTGGCATCGTGACCAATGCCAGCACGTGTCTTCGCGTCCTTGCGTCCGAACCTCCAAACCTGGAGATCGCCAAGGATACCGCGCGGCGCATGATCCGTGACGCGAACCGCGCAGCCGATGTCATCGTCCGGCTGCGGGCTCTGTTCAGTCGGAAGCCACCCGCGATTGAGCCGATCGACATGAACGAGGTTGCCAGCGAAGTGATCGCTCTTGCGTTCAGCGACATCCAGCGAGCTCGAGTCTCGGTCGTTTCCGACTTCGGCGTCGGCCTCCCTCGCGTTGCCGGCGCCCGTGTGCAATTGCAGCAAGTTATCATGAACCTGCTCCGAAACGCGATTGAAGCAACCTCAGCGGTTAAGGATCGAGCGGGCCGCATCGTCCTCAAGACCGAAGCGAGCGGTGCAGAGGTTCAGCTGATCGTTCAAGATACCGGAATTGGTTTCGGCGTAGACGGCACCGAGCGAATTTTTGACGCCTTCTACACGACCAAGCCCGATGGAATGGGGATCGGGCTGTCGGTCAGCCGTTCGATCATTGAAAATCACAATGGGCGCCTTTGGGCAGAGAGCAATGCGCTGTACGGAGCGACTGTCGGCTTTTCCGTTCCCGCTCACCAGCCGCACGGGCGGACTGATCGTGACGCAGAGAGTTTAGTACCCGCAACTGAGCTTGCAGGGAGGGCAGAATGA